The Malaclemys terrapin pileata isolate rMalTer1 chromosome 20, rMalTer1.hap1, whole genome shotgun sequence genome contains the following window.
gtgtcccgtgtTCAGCACAGGGAAAtctgaccaccccccccccccccccgccttcagCCCAATTTCCCAGCTGCCTGGGTTTACTGAAGCTCTCTGCtggccttttttcccctcctcctctttttGCTGATGACATTGCAAAACCAGACCCATTAGACCCTCCATTTGTGGCTCCAGCCCAGGAGATCCACGGGGGGGCAGAGCCGCTCTGCTGCTGTGTGGTTGGGTGTTTCTCGGCAAGGGCCGGAACAAAGATCTCTTTGCGGTCAGCTCGGGCCAGCTGCTCTGATCCGTGGCTGCAGGAAGCGTCTCCAGCAGGAGAGTTGACGGTGTTTTGCTGTAGCGAGCGCTGCTTTAATTGCGTCTCTCCTGTAGACAGATGCTTCCGGCTTTAAAACCCTGTCAATGTCCTTGCTGGTTCTGCAGCTAATGAATGAAGCTGTGAGGTGGATACGACTCCTtgtagggaaactgagacacagccTGGGGAAGGGATTTGCTCAAGGTTTGGCAGCAACTGGTGATCCGGCTGGGGATAGGACCCAGGTTTCTTGACCCCCAGACTCATTATTATCCTCATTATAcgcagaggaaactgaggcacggaaagggCAAAGTGCGAGAGCTGGGCaagaaacccaggagtcctgaatcctagtcccccctgctttaaccactaggccccactccccttccagagccgggatagaacccaggagtcctggctcccagcccccctgctctaatcactagaccccgctccccacccagagcagggGTTTGTCATTGAAGTTTAACAAAATCTAACCTGTTTtctggaattttatttttaaaacttcattatTCTTTATCATTACATTGTGGCAACATCACTCCcgggagagaatccaggagtcctggctcccagccctcccctgctctaatcactagaccccgctccccacccagagctggggagagaacccaggagtcctggctcccagcccccccccccccgctctaaccactagaccccactcccctcccagagctggggagagaacccaggagtcctggctcccagccccccccccccctgctctaaccactagaccccactcccctcccagagcaggggttggaacccaggagtcctggctcccactccccAGGTAAAGAACCTTGTAAATGAGAAGCAGGTATAAAGCCGCTCCCCCGGGCTGGGAATCCAGCTGTTTCGGCAGTGGCAGAGTTGTCTCCCGGTGTGACACTGTGAGCCGCCGTCCGAGGTGTGAAATCCAGTGCCAGTCAGTGCCGTGCGATCACACAGGACGTAGCCAGCAGACCGTCACTGTCTCCTGTGCGGCCGCCACCGGTCAGCGTGCTTTGCTGCACACGTGAGGCTCCGACCCCTGGGAGCAGAGAGGCCGCATTTAACCTGGAACCAGCAGAGCCCTTCGGGAGGAATTGGGCTCTTCCGTTAGCAGAGGAGTCTCTTTGTATTCTGGTGTTTGCACTGATAGGCCCCAAGCTCCCGGCCTCGGAAATACGATTGATTACCTGGGAGTTCACATGATTAACCGTGTGTCTTGTAGCTCCAGCAATGCAGGGCCTTGGCCCGCCGTCCGTACGGCAGTGCCGCCTCCCCAGACCCTTCAAAGGGCGGCATCCTTCAGTACCTCTGCAACCGGTTCTATGACGTCGAATACCTCGTCAGCTGGAGCGCGACGCTTCGCTACAGAAACCTGCGAAGGAAGAACGCGTATGTACAGCCCGCGTCTCCGTGTTCCCAACCGAGAAtgggccggggggtgggaggggagagggatggcTAGAACCTGATCCAGCAACTGACTTCTTGGAAAAGAGAAACTTCTGAGCGTCTGATGATTGTAAATGGGACGGTTATGGAAGCCAAGAACTGCCGGGTACCTACAGGGGGACGTGCAGAACCAACCGCTCATGGGAGATCTAGAGCGGAGCtaggtggggaattttttggtattttttttgagtgaaaaatgccaatttttgtattttttaaccgAAGCTGTTcatgggaaagggtcagttttgatgaatttcccAGCAGGACAAAAATGCTGAAAAAACCTTTTGAATCGGCAAGTTTCATTTTTTTCGTTTGGAAGCAACTTTTTGGTCTAGAAATGTAACTTAATTGAtactaaaataaaagtaaaaaggtcaaaattgaaGCAAAATGTCTCTGAAGTAAGAGAACGTTTCCACCGAGCCAAACCGCATGTTTCTGTTCGGTTTGTCTGCTCGCGAAAGTGTTGGAGATTTTGCCCTTTTGTCTCGATTCTGTATGAGAAACGTTTTCCAGATCTCAAAAATTCTCCCAGGGCCTGAAAACCATCCCTGCCCGGCCCTATTGTAAAGACGACTACGTAGCCCTTCTGTGGCACTTCTCAGGAGCGCTCCGAACTCAAAGGCACAGCTGTTACGACTGGGTCgtgggcagtctgacctagtAGTCGGCGCCAGCGTCTGCGGTCACTAGTTGGGAAGCAGGGTCAGGAGaccagaggggcagggcaggagacaaactggaggtcGGGAACTACAAGCCAGGCACCAGGAGCTGAGCTGGGTCGGGATGCCAGGCAAGGGGAGGGTTGGAACGTGGCTGCATCTGTGAACCTTGTGGGCCCAGGTTCGAGACCCTGGTGCAGGGGACTTGCATCTGAGCTGCAGAGCCGTTTGCAGCTGGCTTGGCCTGCACCCAAGGTTAGAAGCTGTTACCAGCGGATGGCGCGGTCAGTGGGTTTTCTGGGTCTCTGGTTCTAGCGGCTCACGAGTCATTAAGTCTCCAGGTTGCTCTGGTCCTGGCAGAGTGTGGGAGAGAAGCTGGCCTGGCTGTTGGGACTTCGTTCTCCAGTGGTTTTTAACTTTGGGATGGTTGTTTGAGTCCAAACCCTATTGTTTGTTATTACTGTAGCACTGGGAGCCCACGTCGTGgatcagggccccgctgtgccaggcgctgcacgaACGCAGAGCAAAAAAACCTGTTCATGCTCCTCTTATCCATTTACACGTTCTGGACCTGCACGGGTTGAAACCAACGGGCTCCGTGTGCATATTTCTGGGCAAAATTTCTAGTCGATCGTAacctctttggagcaggggctgcatgTGTACAGCTCCAAGCACGCCAGGGGCCTGCTCCAGGTCAGaggttaaataataataatagtcctTGAAAAGCACCATTTTCGTGTTGAAAAATGTTGTGatcctttcttccctcccctcccccattttgccAGGTACTGCGGTTACATCAAGAGCATCTACGGAGACAACGCTGCCGCCGCCTACTTCGTCCTGTCCCACAGAGGAAGAGTGAGGTATTGACGCTCTCAGCCAAGCCTCGGGGATGTGGGTCTGGCCTGGGAATCCCCTTGGCAAAGTCCCGGTTCTTCAGTTCTCCTACTGCTGGTGTTTCTCCTTCCAGGTTTCAAGGCCAGGAGACCTGGTTCTGTGTGGACCAGCGCGGGAATTTCAGCTACGATTTCGTAGAGCTCCAAGACGTGCCTGTGGTGGCCATCGACCTCGCGGGCTCCGTGTTGAACTACGACGGGCTGGATAACCTAGGTAGAAATCGATGGACTTCCGCAGAGGGCATTTCTCTGGGGGATCTTTGGCGCAGCTGGGGGCGCTCTGAAGCGCAGAAATGCTAGGGCTCAGAGAGTGGCTTTCCTTGTGGAGGAGGCAGTGCGGGCTAGTGGATAGAGCCccggactgggactcaggagacctgggttctgttcccagctctgctgctgtgttggtgcctccatttccccatctgtaaaatgggaatcgtgatcctgacctcctttgtaaagagctttgagatcaaAGGATG
Protein-coding sequences here:
- the DMAC2 gene encoding distal membrane-arm assembly complex protein 2 isoform X1 — its product is MAAPRALQQCRALARRPYGSAASPDPSKGGILQYLCNRFYDVEYLVSWSATLRYRNLRRKNAYCGYIKSIYGDNAAAAYFVLSHRGRVRFQGQETWFCVDQRGNFSYDFVELQDVPVVAIDLAGSVLNYDGLDNLVKLTALKSLDLSRCPHVDDWTLTRLQVFKDSLEELSLAGCPQVTERGLACLHLLENLRRLDLSHLPSVPTPGLIRILVEEMLPRCEVVGLAPAAGAQTSSDGREEPGVPSGDRRAGEIPA